The Rhizobium viscosum genomic sequence ATCGGAAAGCTCAGAGATTTCCGGTATCATGCACCTGGAAAAGCCGATCCATTCTTGTGAGAGCAGAGGCCCGCAGAAATGAACCAGTCCCATTCCTTCCCGATTGACGATCCGCTCGACGGAGATACGCTGCATGAAGAATGCGGCGTTTTCGGAATTCTGGGACATGACGATGCTGCGGCGCTGACGGCGCTCGGCCTCCACGCCCTGCAGCATCGCGGGCAGGAAGCGGCCGGTATCGTCTCCTTCGACGGCAAGCGCTTCCATCAGGAACGCCATATGGGCCTCGTCGGCGACCATTATACCAATCCGATGACGCTTGCCCGCCTGCCCGGCAGCATTTCGATGGGCCATACGCGTTACTCCACGACCGGCGAAGTGGCGATGCGCAACGTGCAGCCGCTCTTTGCCGAACTGGAAGAAGGCGGTATCGCCATTGCCCATAACGGCAACTTCACCAACGGCCTGACGCTGCGCCGCCAGATCATCGCAACCGGCGCCATCTGTCAGTCGACCTCAGATACCGAAGTCGTCCTTCACCTCATCGCCCGCTCCCGCCATACGTCCACCGCTGATCGCTTCATCGATGCCATCCGCCAGATGGAAGGCGGCTATTCGATGCTCGCCATGACGCGCACCAAACTGATCGCGGCGCGCGACCCCACCGGCATCCGCCCGCTGGTCATGGGCGAACTCGACGGCAAGCCGATCTTTTGCTCGGAAACCTGCGCGCTCGATATCATAGGCGCGAAGTTCATCCGCGACGTGGAGAATGGTGAAGTCGTCATATGCGAAATCCAGCCTGATGGTTCGATCAGCATTGATGCGCGCAAGCCCAGCAAGCCCCAGCCGGAACGCCTCTGCCTGTTCGAATATGTCTATTTCGCCCGTCCGGATTCGGTCGTCGGTGGCCGCAACGTCTATACGACGCGCAAAAACATGGGCATGAACCTCGCCAAGGAATCGCCCGTCGATGCCGACGTCATCGTGCCTGTTCCCGATGGCGGCACGCCGGCTGCGCTCGGCTATGCGCAGGAAAGCGGCATTCCCTTCGAATACGGCATCATCCGCAACCACTATGTCGGCCGCACCTTCATCGAGCCGACCCAGCAGATCCGCGCCTTCGGCGTGAAGCTGAAGCATTCCGCCAACCGCGCGATGATCGAAGGCAAGCGCGTGGTGCTGGTGGACGATTCCATCGTTCGCGGCACGACTTCGCTGAAGATCGTCCAGATGATCCGTGAAGCCGGCGCCAAGGAAGTGCATATCCGTGTGGCCAGCCCGATGATCTTCTTCCCGGATTTCTACGGCATCGACACGCCCGACGCCGACAAGCTGCTCGCAAACCAGTATGCCGATGTCGAAGCCATGGCGAAGTATATCGGTGCCGATTCGCTCGCCTTCCTGTCGATCAACGGCCTCTATCGTGCCGTCGGCGGTGAAGACCGCAACCCGGCCCGCCCGCAGTTCACCGACCATTATTTCACCGGCGATTATCCGACCCGCCTGCTCGACAAGAACGGCGAGTCCATGGGTAACAAGATTTCCATGCTTGCCAGCAACGGCTGAGCCGCTTCCGCTTTGACTTTCCTATCTGGGGCGCTTATTGCGCCCCTTATCTTTTCAAGCACATCCGGAGCCGGGGCAGATGAACATCAATCTTGAAGGCAGGATCGCGCTGGTGACGGGCGCATCACGCGGCATCGGCTATTTCACCGCCCTCGAACTCGCCAAGGCCGGCGCGCATGTGATTGCCTGCGCCCGCACCGTTGGCGGCCTGGAAGAGCTCGACGATGCCATCAAGGCTGTCGGCGGTTCCGCCACCCTCGTGCCCTTCGATCTCGCCGATATGGAGGCAATCGATCGTCTCGGCGGCTCGATCTTCGAGCGCTGGGGCAAGCTCGACATTCTCGTTGCCAATGCCGGTGTGCTCGGCGTCATCTCGCCGATCGGCCATATCGAGGCGAAGGTCTTCGAGAGGGTTATGAACATCAATGTGAATGCAACCTGGCGGCTGATCCGTTCGGTCGATCCGCTGCTGACCCGCTCGGATGCCGGCCGCGCCGTCATCATGTCCTCGGGTGCAGCCCACAAGTGCCGTCCCTTCTGGGGCGCCTATTCCGCCTCCAAGGCCGCCGTCGAGGCGCTTGCCCGCACCTGGGCCGGGGAGACGCAGACGACGCCGCTGCGTATTACCAGCGTTGACCCGGGTGCCACGCGCACGGCGATGCGGGCTCAGGCAGTTCCCGGCGAAGATCCGATGAGCCTGCCGCACCCCTCCGAAGTGGCAAAGGCGATCCTGCCGCTGGTCGGGCCTGGTGTGACCGAGACGGGCAAGCTGTTCATCGTGCGAGAGAACAAGCTGGTGGATTATCATCTGCCGGGATAGGCGGAGTTCTCAGTTTGCAGCAACGGTTGGGAAGAGATGTTCGAAGCCCGTTTCTGATGGGCATAGTGCATTGAGGTCCACTGGCCCCTGAATGCCGTCCAATGTGCCGTTATCGGCAAATTGCCAGATTGACCAACGACGGCAACCTTCCTGCGCAGGCTCCTTGAACACGCTTCGCAGCCAGAGGTAATGATCGGGAAAGCGGGCTTCGTTACCCTTCAGATATTGATCATAAAATTCCGGCGTGACGTAAAAAATCGGCTTTTCGGGAAAACTGCCTTTCAGCTCGGTGACGAAGGCGTTCACTTCCGTCGCCATTTCCTCGAGCGTCGGTACCTTGTTGCAATTGCCGACAAACTCCAGATCGACGGCGATGGGCAGAGCTCCCGTCGCCTTTGGCACGGTCGCGAGGACATTCTGCGCCTGATCCCTGCCTGGGCGGCAGAAGGTGAAAAAATGGTAGGCGCCCCTGACCAGCCCCGCATCTCCGGCACGCTGCCAGTTCTCGGCGAACCGGGAATCCCTATGATCGCCGCCTTCGGTCGCCTTCATGATCGCGAAACGCACGTTCGGCTGCGCGGCCACGGTCCTCCAATCAATGGCACCCTGGTGATGACTGACATCGATGCCTTGGATCGGATAACGGGTCAGGGACGGGTTGTTGAAGCGAAGCATTCCAAAATCGTATGCGAAATATGCAGCGAATGCGACCATCAGAATTGCGGTCGCTCCTGTCGCCCACCGGACCATCCCCCGCTCCCCCAGTAATTTTTGACGGTGTCCGCTGTTAGACGCGATTTGCGCCGCCAAAATGGCGGAAGCCTCAGCGTATGCACCGTATCTTTGCCGGCCCCTCGTCCTTTCGGCCCACGCATTGGATGCCTCAGCCGAACTGCCGCCGGATGGCCCCTCGCCCCTCTTGACCAAACTCCGATCCCGCGCCATAAAACGCGTCATGAAAACGGTTACCTGCATTATTTGCCGGAAGATTATTCGCTAGCCCAAAGCTGGCCTGGCCGTTTTCGTCTCCCAAATGTCCAAGATGCGAAACGCCCCGGCCTGCCGGTGGTGGTATTTTCTGCATATGCATTTTAGGAGAGTGAAATGGGCGGCACGCCAGAACTGAAGCTGTACAATACGCTGACGCGGGAGAAATCGGTCTTCAAGCCGATCGATGCCGAAAACGTCCGCATGTATGTGTGCGGCCCGACGGTCTATGATTACGCCCATATCGGCAATGCGCGACCGGTCATCGTCTTCGACGTGCTGTTCCGCCTGTTGCGCCATGTCTACGGCGAAAACCACGTCACCTATGCGCGCAACATCACCGATGTCGATGACAAGATCAACGCGCGGGCGCTGCGCGACTATCCGGGCCTGGCGCTGAATGCAGCGATCCGGGCGGTCACGGAAAAGACCGAGAAGCAGTTCCTCGACGATGCCGTGGCACTCGGCTCGCTCGAGCCGACAGTGCAGCCGCGCGCCACCGACAATATCGCTGAGATGATCGAGATCATCGAGCGGTTGATTTCGCGCGGCCATGCCTATCAGGCGTCAGGCGAAGTGCTGTTCGATACGAAGTCGATGGCCGATTACGGTCAGCTTTCCAAGCGCAACCTCGACGAACAGCAGGCGGGCGCGCGCGTCGCTGTCGATGCGCACAAGAAAAACCCGGGCGATTTCGTACTCTGGAAATTGTCCGACGAGAACGAGCCCGGCTGGGAAAGCCCGTGGGGCCGCGGCCGTCCGGGCTGGCATATCGAGTGCTCGGCGATGAGCGGGCGCTATCTCGGCGACGTCTTCGACATCCACGGCGGCGGGCTGGACCTGATCTTCCCGCACCATGAGAACGAGATCGCCCAGTCGCGTTGCGCCCATGGCACCGCCGTGATGGCGAATGTCTGGATGCATAACGGCTTCCTGCAGGTCGAAGGCCGCAAGATGTCAAAGTCAGAAGGCAATTTCGTCACCATCTACGAGCTGCTGCACACGGAGACGTTCGCAGGCCGCCAGTGGCCGGGCGAAGTGCTGCGCCTTGCGATGCTGATGACGCATTACCGCGAGCCGATCGACTTCTCGGTCAAGCGGCTGGAGGAAGCCGAGCGGCTGCTTGCCAAATGGCCGGCCGCCGAGCCCGGCAATGCCAAGCCGGACGAGACCGTATTGAATGCACTGGCCGACGACCTCAATACGGTCGCGGCCGTCCAGGCATTGCATGCGCTGGCACAATCCGGCGAGCCCGCCGTCTTTGCCGCCAGTGCCGCCCTGCTCGGCGTGCTGCCGAAGAAGACCGAGATCGATGAGGCTGTGGCGGCGGAAATCGATGCGCGGGTCAAAGCGCGGTTGGAATTGCTCAAGGCGAAGAACTTCGCGGAGGCCGACAAGATCCGCGACACGCTTGCCGCCGAGGGCATCCAGCTCAAGGACGGCAAGGATCCGGCGACGGGTGAACGGGTGACGACATGGGAGCTCAAGCGTTAGAATGGTTTGGGTGGCAAGACATACCCCCCTCTGCCCTGCCGGGCATCTCCCCCACAAGGGGGGAGATTGGCTGGGTGCGCCCACTCGCCCTAATCATCCCTATCGTTTGGCGACAACTGCTCGGTACACCCGCGAGATTTGGCGACGCTGTCGCGTCTTGCCAATCTCCCCCCTTGTGGGGGAGATGCCCGGCAGGGCAGAGGGGGGTGTAGCCGAGAGCGAGAGACTGGACATGTCACATACACCGGTTCCCCCGCAGCGGCGGGCGAACGCCCGGCGGATGCGCAAAGCTATGACCGATGCCGAACTGAAGCTCTGGAACGAACTTCGTGCCCACCGTCTGATGGGTCTCGGCTTCCGCAGGCAATTGCCGATTGCCGGCTATATCGTTGATTTCGCCTGCCCAACCCATCGCCTGATTGTCGAAGTAGATGGCTCGCAGCATGGGCTTACGGAGAACAGCTCCTACGACAACGCCCGCACTCAGCGCCTGCAACTCGACGGCTGGACCGTCCTGCGCTTCTGGAATGACGATATTCTCAAAGATATCGACAACGTATGCAGCCACATCATCCGCACCATCGGAAAGGATCTGCCATGACCAACACCTACACCGGCGGCTGCCAATGCGGAGCGATCCGGTTCCGGGCGCGGGGTACGCCGCAGGATTCCTCGATCTGTCACTGCCGCATGTGCCAGAAGGCGTTCGGCGCCTATTATGCGCCGCTGGTTTCCGTACGCGGAATGGAATTCGAATGGACCAGAGGGCAGCGCAAGACCTTCCGGTCTTCGAATTTCGTCAACCGCGGCTTCTGCGGCGATTGCGGCACGCCGCTGACCTATGAGGCGCCCGACGGCATGGCGGTTGCGGCCGGCGCGTTCGACGACCCGTCTTTGCTGCCGCCGACCATTCAGTGGGGGGTGGAAGGCAAGATCGGCTTCGTCGATCATCTGCACGAACTGCCGGGAGAACGAACCGAAGCGGACCTCGCTGCCGGTTCCTTCCTCCATCAGATCGTGTCCTATCAGCACCCCGACCATGATACGCCGGTGTGGCCGCCGGAGGATCACGCATGACGGCAAAGGCGGAACAGAGCGGCGGATGCCAATGCGGCGCGGTTCGTTACCGGGCGCGCGGCGAGCTTGGCTATCCGCATGTCTGCCATTGCCGCATGTGCCAGAAGGCGGCCGGCAATTATTTCCTGCCGCTTGCAGGGGTGATGCGGGTGGATTTCGAGCTGACGCGTGGCGAGCCGAAATGGTTCCACTCCTCCGGCCTCGTGCGGCGCGGCTTCTGCGGCGATTGCGGCACGCCGCTTTTCTACGACATTCCCGATGCCGACTCCATCAACATCACGCTCGGCTCGCTCGACGATCCGCAGGCGGTGAAACCGGTCATGCAATCCAATCTCGACAGTAAAATGGTCTGGTTTCATGCGCTCGATGGCTTGCCTGTCGAGCCGGAACCGGAAACAACCGATCGCGAGGACGGGATTGCGGCGAGCAATCACCAGCATCCCGACCACGATACATCCCACTGGCCTTCAGGAGTTCATCCATGACAGAGACGACGAGAACAGGCGGCTGCCAGTGCGGCGCCGTACGCTTCCGCATAACAGGCAAGCTCGGGCGCCCGTCCATCTGCCATTGCCGCATGTGCCAGAAGCAGTTCGGCGGCTTCTTCTCAGCTCTGGTGACGGCACCGGAAGAGGGCATGGAATGGTCGCGCG encodes the following:
- the cysS gene encoding cysteine--tRNA ligase; its protein translation is MGGTPELKLYNTLTREKSVFKPIDAENVRMYVCGPTVYDYAHIGNARPVIVFDVLFRLLRHVYGENHVTYARNITDVDDKINARALRDYPGLALNAAIRAVTEKTEKQFLDDAVALGSLEPTVQPRATDNIAEMIEIIERLISRGHAYQASGEVLFDTKSMADYGQLSKRNLDEQQAGARVAVDAHKKNPGDFVLWKLSDENEPGWESPWGRGRPGWHIECSAMSGRYLGDVFDIHGGGLDLIFPHHENEIAQSRCAHGTAVMANVWMHNGFLQVEGRKMSKSEGNFVTIYELLHTETFAGRQWPGEVLRLAMLMTHYREPIDFSVKRLEEAERLLAKWPAAEPGNAKPDETVLNALADDLNTVAAVQALHALAQSGEPAVFAASAALLGVLPKKTEIDEAVAAEIDARVKARLELLKAKNFAEADKIRDTLAAEGIQLKDGKDPATGERVTTWELKR
- the purF gene encoding amidophosphoribosyltransferase translates to MNQSHSFPIDDPLDGDTLHEECGVFGILGHDDAAALTALGLHALQHRGQEAAGIVSFDGKRFHQERHMGLVGDHYTNPMTLARLPGSISMGHTRYSTTGEVAMRNVQPLFAELEEGGIAIAHNGNFTNGLTLRRQIIATGAICQSTSDTEVVLHLIARSRHTSTADRFIDAIRQMEGGYSMLAMTRTKLIAARDPTGIRPLVMGELDGKPIFCSETCALDIIGAKFIRDVENGEVVICEIQPDGSISIDARKPSKPQPERLCLFEYVYFARPDSVVGGRNVYTTRKNMGMNLAKESPVDADVIVPVPDGGTPAALGYAQESGIPFEYGIIRNHYVGRTFIEPTQQIRAFGVKLKHSANRAMIEGKRVVLVDDSIVRGTTSLKIVQMIREAGAKEVHIRVASPMIFFPDFYGIDTPDADKLLANQYADVEAMAKYIGADSLAFLSINGLYRAVGGEDRNPARPQFTDHYFTGDYPTRLLDKNGESMGNKISMLASNG
- a CDS encoding endonuclease domain-containing protein — protein: MSHTPVPPQRRANARRMRKAMTDAELKLWNELRAHRLMGLGFRRQLPIAGYIVDFACPTHRLIVEVDGSQHGLTENSSYDNARTQRLQLDGWTVLRFWNDDILKDIDNVCSHIIRTIGKDLP
- a CDS encoding GFA family protein encodes the protein MTNTYTGGCQCGAIRFRARGTPQDSSICHCRMCQKAFGAYYAPLVSVRGMEFEWTRGQRKTFRSSNFVNRGFCGDCGTPLTYEAPDGMAVAAGAFDDPSLLPPTIQWGVEGKIGFVDHLHELPGERTEADLAAGSFLHQIVSYQHPDHDTPVWPPEDHA
- a CDS encoding glycoside hydrolase family 25 protein, with product MVRWATGATAILMVAFAAYFAYDFGMLRFNNPSLTRYPIQGIDVSHHQGAIDWRTVAAQPNVRFAIMKATEGGDHRDSRFAENWQRAGDAGLVRGAYHFFTFCRPGRDQAQNVLATVPKATGALPIAVDLEFVGNCNKVPTLEEMATEVNAFVTELKGSFPEKPIFYVTPEFYDQYLKGNEARFPDHYLWLRSVFKEPAQEGCRRWSIWQFADNGTLDGIQGPVDLNALCPSETGFEHLFPTVAAN
- a CDS encoding GFA family protein, giving the protein MTAKAEQSGGCQCGAVRYRARGELGYPHVCHCRMCQKAAGNYFLPLAGVMRVDFELTRGEPKWFHSSGLVRRGFCGDCGTPLFYDIPDADSINITLGSLDDPQAVKPVMQSNLDSKMVWFHALDGLPVEPEPETTDREDGIAASNHQHPDHDTSHWPSGVHP
- a CDS encoding SDR family NAD(P)-dependent oxidoreductase; this encodes MNINLEGRIALVTGASRGIGYFTALELAKAGAHVIACARTVGGLEELDDAIKAVGGSATLVPFDLADMEAIDRLGGSIFERWGKLDILVANAGVLGVISPIGHIEAKVFERVMNINVNATWRLIRSVDPLLTRSDAGRAVIMSSGAAHKCRPFWGAYSASKAAVEALARTWAGETQTTPLRITSVDPGATRTAMRAQAVPGEDPMSLPHPSEVAKAILPLVGPGVTETGKLFIVRENKLVDYHLPG